A stretch of Clostridium formicaceticum DNA encodes these proteins:
- a CDS encoding class I SAM-dependent methyltransferase, with translation MDIQTDKIRKRYNRIAKVYDLLECPMEKMALEKWRKSIFEGSQGKVLEIGVGTGKNIEYYHDNIEVTAIDFSANMLKKAREKAQKLGKQVELREMDAQKMDFPNNSFDYIVATCVFCSVPDPIKGFQEVRRVLKPGGKVVLIEHVRSEKKVVGLFMDLMNPVTVNLYGANINRRTEENIGLAGFKNVEVINLWKDIVKKIEITK, from the coding sequence ATGGATATTCAAACAGATAAAATACGAAAAAGATATAATCGTATTGCAAAGGTGTATGATTTATTAGAATGTCCTATGGAAAAAATGGCTTTAGAGAAATGGAGAAAATCAATTTTTGAGGGATCACAGGGTAAAGTATTAGAGATAGGGGTAGGAACTGGTAAGAACATTGAATATTACCATGATAACATTGAAGTGACTGCCATTGACTTCAGCGCTAATATGTTAAAAAAAGCTAGAGAAAAGGCTCAAAAGTTAGGTAAACAAGTAGAATTAAGGGAGATGGATGCACAAAAAATGGATTTTCCTAATAATAGTTTTGATTATATTGTTGCTACCTGCGTTTTTTGCTCTGTACCAGATCCAATTAAAGGTTTTCAAGAGGTAAGAAGGGTATTGAAGCCTGGAGGGAAAGTGGTTTTGATAGAACACGTAAGAAGCGAAAAAAAGGTAGTAGGATTATTCATGGATCTTATGAATCCTGTTACGGTAAATCTCTATGGAGCTAATATCAATAGACGCACGGAGGAAAACATAGGTTTAGCAGGATTTAAAAATGTAGAGGTGATTAATTTATGGAAGGATATAGTAAAGAAAATAGAAATAACAAAATAA